The proteins below come from a single Crateriforma spongiae genomic window:
- the carB gene encoding carbamoyl-phosphate synthase large subunit: MPRRDDIKKILLIGSGPIVIGQACEFDYSGTQACKALREEGYEVVLVNSNPATIMTDPATADSTYIEPLTWQVLEKVIAKERPDALLPTLGGQTGLNVAMDLEANGVLEKYGVEMIGARADVIDKAEARDKFKAAMEKIGLDVCKGFTVHTLEEARAAMEQVGLPAVVRPSFTMGGSGSAIAYNKDDFDALVRNGLDQSPVTEVLIEESIIGWKEYEMEVVRDMDDNVVIICSIENFDPMGVHTGDSITVAPAQTLTDKEYQRMRDASLAVMREIGVETGGSNVQFAINPKTGRMIVIEMNPRVSRSSALASKATGFPIAKIAAKLAVGYRLWEIPNDITQKTKACFEPTIDYVVTKIPRFAFEKFPDADATLTTQMKSVGETMAIGRTFKESLQKALRGLEIGAFGLGCDGRDLWGTEDQPSNDEIRAKLTVPGAERIFHIRYALKSGMTIDEIYKLTHIDRWFLDHIAQIVEREEWLGTVGSLESLTADQMRDAKRDGFSDRQLAKLTGTNEVKVRARRLELGVRPVFKSVDTCAAEFEAYTPYYYSTYETETELPGKSDKKRIVILGGGPNRIGQGIEFDYCCCHASFAVKDIGYEAIMVNSNPETVSTDYDTSDILFFEPLTIEDVLNICDATEPDGVIAQFGGQTPLNLARGLQTAGVPIIGTSVDTIEAAEDRELFQQLIEELGLRQPPSGIARNMSEAKREAKRIGYPALVRPSFVLGGRAMEICYDQSQFERYVAEAFIVADGQPVLIDSFLEDAIEVDVDAVGDGTDCVIMGIMEHIEEAGVHSGDSACCIPPFSLTEQTIAEIRDATVRLAKRMNVVGLMNIQYAVKTEDGQPVLYILEVNPRASRTVPFVAKATGVPVAGIATKVMNGISLKEQGILDQPVPKHVSIKESVFPFRKFAGVDIVLGPEMRSTGEVMGISDQFSIAFAKSQIAAGNVLPESGKVFLSLNARHKHAVVDLGRRLGELGFEILATEGTAQRLDEAGVQCTRVRKLAEGHPNLIDFLKNDDVQLIVNTPSGKGARTDEGRIRAAAVQYGVPCITTLSAAEAAINAMQAMRENPIQVESLQKRYAGAS, from the coding sequence GTGCCACGTCGCGACGACATCAAGAAAATTCTGTTGATCGGTAGCGGGCCCATTGTCATTGGACAGGCTTGCGAATTCGATTATTCCGGGACCCAGGCCTGTAAAGCCCTACGCGAAGAGGGTTACGAGGTGGTTCTGGTCAACAGTAACCCCGCGACCATCATGACCGACCCCGCCACCGCGGATTCGACCTATATCGAACCGTTGACTTGGCAGGTTTTGGAAAAGGTCATCGCCAAGGAACGTCCCGACGCTCTACTGCCCACACTGGGCGGTCAGACCGGTTTGAACGTGGCGATGGATCTGGAAGCCAACGGTGTGCTGGAAAAGTACGGCGTGGAAATGATCGGCGCTCGGGCCGACGTGATCGACAAGGCCGAGGCGCGGGACAAGTTCAAGGCCGCGATGGAAAAGATCGGCTTGGACGTCTGCAAAGGTTTCACCGTGCACACCTTGGAAGAGGCCCGTGCGGCGATGGAACAAGTCGGGCTTCCCGCAGTCGTCCGGCCCAGCTTCACGATGGGCGGCAGCGGTTCGGCAATTGCCTACAACAAAGACGATTTTGACGCTCTGGTCCGCAACGGTTTGGACCAGTCGCCGGTGACGGAGGTCTTGATCGAAGAGTCCATCATCGGTTGGAAGGAATACGAGATGGAAGTCGTCCGAGACATGGACGACAACGTGGTCATCATCTGCAGTATCGAAAACTTTGACCCGATGGGCGTCCACACCGGTGATTCGATCACCGTCGCCCCGGCCCAAACACTGACCGACAAAGAATACCAACGGATGCGCGACGCCAGCTTGGCGGTGATGCGTGAAATCGGCGTCGAAACGGGCGGCAGTAACGTCCAGTTCGCGATCAATCCGAAAACCGGCCGGATGATCGTCATTGAAATGAACCCGCGGGTCAGCCGGTCCAGTGCCCTGGCCAGTAAAGCGACGGGGTTTCCGATCGCAAAGATTGCCGCCAAGCTTGCCGTGGGTTATCGCTTGTGGGAAATCCCCAACGACATCACCCAGAAAACGAAAGCATGTTTCGAACCGACGATCGACTATGTGGTGACGAAGATCCCGCGTTTCGCGTTCGAAAAATTTCCCGACGCCGATGCCACGCTGACCACGCAAATGAAAAGCGTCGGCGAAACGATGGCGATCGGTCGGACGTTCAAAGAATCACTTCAAAAAGCGCTGCGTGGTCTGGAGATCGGCGCCTTCGGTCTTGGCTGCGACGGACGCGACCTCTGGGGAACCGAAGACCAACCGAGCAACGATGAAATTCGAGCCAAGTTGACCGTCCCCGGCGCCGAACGAATTTTCCACATTCGTTATGCGCTGAAGTCCGGTATGACGATCGATGAGATCTACAAACTGACTCATATCGATCGCTGGTTCTTGGACCACATTGCCCAAATCGTTGAACGCGAAGAATGGCTGGGCACGGTTGGATCGTTGGAATCGTTGACCGCGGATCAAATGCGTGACGCCAAACGCGACGGTTTCTCCGATCGCCAGCTGGCCAAGCTGACCGGTACGAACGAAGTCAAGGTCCGCGCACGCCGCCTGGAACTGGGTGTCCGGCCGGTCTTCAAGAGTGTCGATACGTGTGCGGCGGAATTCGAAGCCTACACGCCGTACTATTACAGCACCTATGAAACCGAAACCGAATTGCCCGGCAAATCGGACAAGAAACGGATCGTGATCTTGGGCGGTGGTCCCAACCGGATCGGCCAAGGAATCGAGTTCGATTACTGTTGTTGCCACGCCAGCTTCGCCGTCAAAGACATCGGCTATGAAGCGATCATGGTCAACAGCAATCCGGAAACGGTCAGTACCGACTACGACACGTCGGACATCCTGTTCTTTGAACCGCTGACCATCGAAGACGTGTTGAACATCTGCGACGCGACCGAGCCGGACGGAGTGATCGCACAGTTCGGCGGTCAAACACCGTTGAACCTGGCCCGCGGGCTGCAAACCGCCGGCGTTCCGATCATCGGAACCAGCGTCGATACGATCGAGGCGGCCGAGGATCGCGAACTGTTCCAACAACTGATCGAAGAATTGGGCTTGCGCCAGCCGCCCTCGGGCATCGCACGAAACATGTCCGAAGCCAAACGCGAAGCCAAACGCATCGGCTATCCGGCCCTGGTGCGTCCCAGCTTTGTTCTGGGCGGTCGGGCGATGGAAATCTGTTATGACCAGTCACAGTTCGAACGATATGTGGCCGAGGCCTTCATCGTCGCCGACGGACAACCCGTGCTGATCGACTCGTTCCTGGAAGACGCCATCGAAGTCGATGTCGACGCGGTCGGCGATGGCACCGATTGTGTGATCATGGGAATCATGGAACACATCGAAGAAGCCGGTGTGCACAGTGGCGATTCGGCGTGCTGTATCCCGCCGTTCAGTTTGACCGAACAAACGATCGCGGAAATTCGTGACGCCACCGTGCGGTTAGCCAAGCGGATGAACGTCGTCGGGCTGATGAACATTCAATACGCGGTCAAAACCGAAGACGGCCAACCGGTCTTGTATATCTTGGAAGTCAATCCGCGGGCCAGCCGCACCGTGCCTTTCGTTGCCAAAGCCACGGGGGTTCCCGTCGCCGGCATTGCGACCAAAGTCATGAACGGAATCAGCTTGAAGGAACAAGGCATTCTGGACCAACCGGTGCCCAAGCATGTGTCGATCAAAGAAAGTGTGTTTCCGTTCCGCAAGTTTGCCGGTGTGGACATTGTCCTGGGACCTGAAATGCGGTCGACCGGCGAAGTCATGGGGATCAGCGACCAGTTTTCCATTGCGTTTGCCAAAAGCCAAATCGCCGCCGGCAATGTGTTGCCCGAATCGGGCAAAGTCTTCCTCAGCCTGAACGCCCGGCACAAACACGCCGTGGTCGACTTGGGACGGCGGCTTGGTGAACTCGGGTTTGAAATTTTGGCGACCGAAGGCACCGCCCAGCGGCTGGATGAAGCCGGGGTGCAGTGCACGCGTGTCCGGAAACTGGCCGAAGGGCATCCGAACCTGATCGACTTCCTGAAGAACGACGACGTCCAGCTGATCGTCAACACGCCCAGCGGCAAAGGAGCGCGAACCGACGAAGGTCGAATTCGTGCCGCGGCGGTTCAGTACGGGGTGCCCTGCATCACGACGTTGTCCGCAGCCGAAGCGGCGATCAACGCGATGCAAGCCATGCGGGAAAACCCGATCCAGGTCGAATCGCTGCAGAAACGCTACGCCGGCGCATCCTAG
- a CDS encoding sulfatase, with protein MIQIPATFLRISVATLAALSCLCVGQAGAAQRPSDRPNILVIYLDDFGWRDCGFMGSDFFETPNLDRLAEQGTVFTDAYAGAANCAPSRACLMSGQYTPRHEIFNVGTGPRGKAQHRRLLHVPGTDTLRPSITTWPQRLHAAGYKTALMGKWHLSDDPTQYGFDINVGGSHSGSPPKGYYPPHPNAPGLDDAPEDEYLTDRLSDEAVKFIRRSADQTWMLYLTHFAVHTPLIAKRELVAKYESKPAGELHQHVAMATMIEAVDQGIGRIMRTINELDLDQNTVVLFSSDNGGYGPATDMHPLKGYKGTYYEGGIRVPMFVRWPGQVTAGRRIDTPVSQLDWYPTILDIAGLERSDDQSLDGVSLWPMLTEPSQTLASRALFWHFPAYLQGYSNVDEQRDPLFRTRPCGIIRQGDWKLHEYFESGDLELYNLKDDIGETKNLADSMPDKAAQLHQAMIRWRERTDAPVPSTANPKFDAEAEAKAMADVQRKAAKNKRNR; from the coding sequence ATGATCCAGATTCCCGCCACGTTTCTCCGAATCTCCGTCGCGACGCTGGCCGCTTTGAGCTGCCTTTGCGTGGGCCAAGCCGGGGCGGCCCAGCGGCCGTCCGACCGACCCAACATCTTGGTGATCTATCTGGACGATTTCGGTTGGCGAGACTGTGGATTCATGGGCAGCGATTTTTTCGAAACCCCGAACTTGGACCGGCTGGCCGAACAGGGCACCGTCTTCACCGACGCGTACGCGGGTGCGGCCAACTGTGCACCGTCTCGCGCCTGCTTGATGTCGGGCCAGTACACGCCACGTCACGAAATCTTCAACGTGGGAACCGGCCCGCGTGGTAAAGCCCAGCACCGACGATTGCTGCACGTCCCGGGCACCGACACGTTGCGCCCGTCCATCACGACATGGCCACAGCGTCTGCATGCGGCAGGCTACAAAACCGCATTGATGGGCAAGTGGCACCTGAGCGATGATCCGACCCAATATGGATTCGACATCAACGTCGGCGGTTCCCACTCGGGCAGCCCGCCAAAGGGATACTATCCGCCGCACCCGAACGCCCCCGGACTAGACGATGCACCGGAGGACGAGTACCTGACGGATCGATTGAGCGACGAAGCGGTCAAGTTCATCCGTCGCTCGGCCGATCAGACGTGGATGCTGTACCTGACGCACTTTGCCGTTCACACTCCGCTGATTGCCAAACGTGAACTGGTTGCCAAGTATGAATCGAAGCCAGCGGGTGAATTGCACCAACATGTTGCCATGGCGACGATGATCGAAGCGGTTGATCAAGGGATCGGTCGAATCATGCGCACGATCAACGAGCTCGATTTGGACCAAAACACGGTTGTCTTGTTTTCGTCGGACAACGGCGGATATGGTCCGGCCACCGACATGCATCCGCTGAAAGGATACAAAGGCACGTATTACGAAGGCGGAATCCGTGTGCCCATGTTCGTCCGCTGGCCGGGACAGGTGACGGCCGGACGACGCATCGACACACCGGTTTCCCAACTGGATTGGTACCCCACGATTCTGGACATTGCCGGACTGGAACGATCGGATGACCAATCGTTGGATGGTGTCAGTTTGTGGCCGATGCTGACCGAGCCAAGTCAAACGTTGGCCAGTCGAGCGTTGTTCTGGCATTTCCCGGCTTACCTTCAAGGCTATTCCAACGTCGACGAACAACGTGACCCGCTGTTTCGAACTCGACCGTGCGGGATCATCCGCCAGGGCGATTGGAAACTGCACGAGTACTTTGAATCCGGAGACTTGGAACTTTACAACTTGAAGGACGATATCGGGGAAACCAAGAACTTGGCGGATTCGATGCCCGACAAGGCTGCCCAATTGCACCAAGCCATGATCCGCTGGCGCGAACGAACCGATGCACCGGTGCCTTCGACGGCAAATCCAAAGTTTGACGCCGAGGCCGAAGCAAAGGCGATGGCCGACGTGCAGCGAAAAGCCGCGAAAAACAAACGCAACCGCTAG
- a CDS encoding calcium/sodium antiporter, with translation MFLTILALLAGGVLLVLGGELVVRGASQLAFAARLSPLFVGLTVVSFGTSAPELAVSVLTALQGQADITVGNVIGSNLFNLLMIVGLSAAFVPLEVRSQVVKFDLPVMIAAAVLMYLLSDNLNLSRIDGCVFLIFLFVYFTVSFRLGRRQFESDAARDTSQTDSDDSDAAAPVDDPSSPLVWRVIKNLFILAVGITLLVVGCRLFVDASVAIAQRFGMSEALIGLTIVSVGTSLPELVTSVMASLKGQRSIAIGNAVGSTTLNILAVLGVTAVVAPAGIPVAEKLFASDLPMMIGSCVLIWPLFATSKRVSRLEGLFLLLVYAAYMAYLIYQQVSQNAVAVPA, from the coding sequence ATGTTCCTGACGATTCTTGCACTGCTTGCCGGTGGCGTTTTATTGGTCCTGGGCGGGGAACTGGTCGTTCGTGGTGCGTCGCAGTTGGCGTTCGCCGCGCGTCTTTCACCGCTTTTTGTCGGATTAACGGTCGTGTCTTTTGGGACCAGTGCGCCGGAGCTGGCCGTTTCGGTGCTGACCGCTCTGCAAGGTCAGGCCGATATCACGGTCGGCAATGTCATCGGCAGCAACCTGTTCAACCTGTTGATGATCGTCGGGCTGTCGGCCGCATTCGTTCCGCTGGAAGTACGCAGCCAAGTCGTGAAATTCGATTTGCCTGTGATGATCGCCGCGGCCGTATTGATGTACCTGCTCAGCGACAACTTGAACCTGTCACGCATCGATGGGTGCGTGTTTCTGATTTTTCTGTTCGTTTATTTCACCGTTTCCTTTCGACTGGGCCGACGCCAGTTCGAATCGGATGCGGCTCGGGACACGTCACAGACCGATTCCGACGATTCCGATGCCGCCGCCCCGGTGGATGATCCGTCGTCGCCCCTGGTTTGGCGGGTGATCAAGAACCTGTTCATCTTGGCGGTCGGCATCACACTTTTGGTCGTCGGTTGCCGCCTGTTTGTTGATGCCAGCGTCGCGATCGCTCAGCGGTTCGGAATGTCGGAAGCATTGATCGGTTTGACGATTGTTTCGGTCGGTACGTCGCTGCCAGAATTGGTTACCAGTGTCATGGCCAGTTTGAAAGGCCAACGCAGCATCGCCATTGGCAACGCGGTGGGCAGCACGACGTTGAACATCCTGGCCGTGTTGGGCGTGACCGCCGTGGTCGCACCGGCTGGAATTCCGGTCGCCGAAAAGCTATTCGCCAGCGACCTGCCGATGATGATCGGCAGCTGTGTTTTGATTTGGCCTTTATTCGCGACGTCCAAACGCGTGTCGCGGTTGGAAGGCCTGTTTTTGTTGCTGGTCTATGCGGCCTACATGGCGTACTTGATTTATCAGCAAGTCAGCCAGAATGCCGTGGCGGTTCCCGCCTAG
- a CDS encoding DUF971 domain-containing protein produces the protein MTSEPQRNSESSNATPTEIRRDGEAAICIVWSDQQTTRWTAKELRDRCPCATCREKQRASDLDSSSATGPIALPVLSAAEARPLTIVAMQPVGTYAYNIAFSDGHNSGIYTFDRLRRDNLDDAQTP, from the coding sequence ATGACGTCTGAACCACAACGAAACAGTGAAAGCAGCAACGCCACGCCGACGGAGATTCGTCGTGACGGGGAAGCTGCGATTTGCATCGTCTGGTCTGACCAGCAGACGACCCGTTGGACGGCCAAGGAACTGCGTGACCGGTGCCCCTGCGCAACATGTCGAGAAAAGCAGCGGGCAAGCGATTTGGATTCGTCGTCCGCTACTGGGCCGATCGCCCTGCCCGTACTGAGTGCCGCGGAGGCGCGGCCGTTGACCATTGTGGCGATGCAACCGGTCGGGACCTACGCCTACAACATCGCATTCAGTGATGGTCACAACAGCGGGATCTATACGTTTGATCGGCTGCGGCGGGACAATCTCGATGATGCCCAGACCCCTTGA